In Rhodothermus marinus DSM 4252, a single genomic region encodes these proteins:
- a CDS encoding carboxypeptidase-like regulatory domain-containing protein yields the protein MSLPPHQPRVCRRGRAIVRALIVAAVLLGSVGTAAAQDGGRFTLVVRDVPLQEALEALARTARINLVYPSELVRGRTTSCALRNAPVEELLRCLLAGTGLDFVRSSSGTYVILEARELPPRLGLLTGQVIDGTTGAPLPFAHVLLADAVTGTVTNEAGMFTISGLLAGPHRLVVSYVGYRPRVDSVRVDPDRPAHVRIALEPTLLEAPPIVIDGLSRRPLSAELGRAYLTAEQLQQAGTTGDLLHAVERLPGVQVPHPLAELHLQGGDSGEHLTRLDGVPVRNPVSLGRYLSAFSPLAIGRLTVHRAGYGVALGSQLAGVIELEHDLNVPGPLEAVARVDPLAANVRLRGRYRNAAALVAFRRSVWDLYQEPGLRTLLRQWNTIDPLMAARWLGEPIAREGLQAYHWTPRAAFSDLHVAGRVQPDPFQTLHIAVYRGTNRLEAGQQTRYAAAGADSARLILTEDAYRWLNEAFRLRYDRLPGARVLLGLQLRGSWHASSYRYRAREGTAPQGDPAAWEALEARLREELARAPGTSERNTIRELALEVSLHYSPSARWQLESGLVLEQVQARFRLGNVFVAPFRHAITAWQPATYLTATWTPAEGLSVEPGVRLTWLPVRVTVYAEPRLAVRRDLQLGPFALAVRLAGGVYRQFVNQFELTSVGATAIVPSVLFWLPPDATVAPPWSYHLTGELLLARGDTWTLETTLYQKGQPHLLFVDYPRLLARLPARRPVPEATPLVQRDFLRHSRGVARGLNLRIRHRGPHHRATLAYSYDHTLRAYPDSRGTLRLVPAPWNEPHRIRLDLSRELPAGLMLLGSGQVQWGRRWAFRRLYYDYLRYSGTPTIGGYDLDRPERHRLPGRYRLDLGLSWHGRVRAAHLQLQLLVRNVLNRRDVYDRSLTLTELVSPTPVDRLLPGRQWLLTVQVAY from the coding sequence ATGTCACTACCGCCGCACCAGCCGCGGGTTTGTCGTCGAGGCCGAGCCATCGTCCGGGCGCTGATCGTCGCGGCGGTGCTGCTCGGGAGTGTGGGGACGGCCGCGGCCCAGGACGGCGGCCGCTTCACGCTGGTTGTGCGCGACGTGCCGCTGCAGGAAGCGCTCGAAGCGCTGGCCCGCACGGCCCGCATCAACCTGGTCTATCCCTCCGAGCTGGTACGTGGCCGAACGACCTCCTGCGCTCTCCGCAACGCTCCGGTCGAAGAGCTCCTGCGCTGTCTGCTGGCCGGTACGGGCCTCGATTTCGTCCGCTCATCCTCGGGCACCTACGTCATTCTGGAGGCGCGGGAGCTGCCGCCCCGGCTGGGGTTGCTGACAGGTCAGGTGATTGACGGGACGACGGGCGCGCCGCTGCCGTTCGCCCACGTGCTGCTGGCCGACGCGGTCACGGGCACCGTCACGAACGAAGCGGGAATGTTCACGATCAGCGGCCTGCTGGCCGGTCCGCACCGGCTGGTCGTTTCGTACGTGGGGTATCGCCCGCGCGTCGATAGCGTACGGGTGGATCCGGACCGCCCTGCCCATGTGCGCATTGCGCTGGAACCCACGCTGCTGGAAGCGCCGCCCATCGTGATCGACGGGCTGAGCCGGCGGCCGCTTTCGGCCGAACTGGGCCGTGCATACCTGACGGCCGAACAGCTCCAGCAGGCCGGCACGACCGGCGACCTGCTGCATGCCGTCGAGCGCCTGCCGGGCGTGCAGGTGCCTCATCCACTGGCCGAACTGCATCTGCAGGGCGGCGACAGCGGCGAGCACCTGACCCGGCTCGACGGCGTGCCCGTCCGCAATCCCGTCAGCCTGGGGCGTTACCTGAGCGCCTTCAGTCCGCTGGCGATCGGGCGCCTGACCGTCCATCGAGCCGGCTACGGGGTGGCGCTGGGGAGCCAGCTGGCGGGTGTGATCGAACTGGAGCACGATCTGAACGTGCCGGGGCCGCTTGAGGCGGTAGCCCGCGTCGATCCGCTGGCCGCCAACGTCCGCCTGCGGGGACGCTACCGGAACGCGGCCGCGCTGGTGGCCTTCCGGCGCAGCGTCTGGGACCTGTATCAGGAACCGGGCCTGCGTACGCTACTGCGCCAGTGGAACACGATCGATCCGCTCATGGCCGCCCGCTGGCTGGGCGAACCCATCGCCCGGGAAGGACTGCAGGCCTACCACTGGACGCCCCGGGCGGCGTTTTCGGATCTGCACGTGGCCGGACGTGTCCAGCCGGATCCGTTCCAGACGCTGCACATCGCCGTCTATCGCGGGACGAACCGTCTGGAGGCCGGTCAGCAGACCCGCTATGCGGCGGCCGGGGCCGATTCGGCCCGGCTCATCCTGACGGAGGACGCCTATCGCTGGCTCAACGAGGCGTTTCGGCTACGCTACGACCGGTTGCCGGGCGCGCGCGTGTTGCTGGGGTTGCAGCTCCGGGGAAGCTGGCACGCGTCCTCGTACCGGTATCGCGCCCGTGAAGGGACGGCCCCGCAGGGTGACCCGGCCGCCTGGGAGGCACTCGAAGCCCGGCTGCGTGAAGAACTGGCCCGGGCGCCGGGCACGTCCGAGCGCAACACCATCCGCGAGCTGGCGCTGGAAGTCTCGTTGCATTACAGCCCGTCGGCACGCTGGCAACTGGAGAGCGGCCTTGTGCTGGAGCAGGTGCAGGCCCGCTTTCGACTGGGCAACGTGTTCGTGGCACCGTTCCGCCATGCGATCACCGCCTGGCAACCCGCCACCTATCTGACGGCCACGTGGACTCCCGCGGAAGGGTTGAGCGTGGAGCCGGGCGTGCGGCTGACGTGGCTGCCCGTGCGGGTGACGGTCTATGCCGAGCCGCGACTGGCCGTGCGTCGGGATCTGCAGCTCGGACCGTTTGCGCTGGCGGTGCGGCTGGCCGGCGGGGTCTATCGCCAGTTCGTCAATCAGTTCGAGCTGACGAGCGTCGGGGCCACGGCCATCGTGCCGTCGGTGCTCTTCTGGCTGCCGCCTGACGCCACGGTGGCCCCGCCCTGGAGTTACCACCTGACGGGCGAGCTGCTGCTGGCCCGGGGCGATACCTGGACCCTGGAAACCACGCTGTATCAGAAAGGACAGCCGCACCTGCTGTTTGTCGACTATCCGCGCCTGCTGGCCCGGCTGCCGGCCCGTCGGCCTGTTCCGGAAGCCACACCGCTCGTGCAGCGCGACTTTCTGCGGCACAGCCGGGGTGTGGCCCGGGGACTGAACCTGCGGATCCGACATCGAGGCCCGCATCATCGGGCGACGCTGGCCTACAGTTACGATCACACCCTTCGGGCCTACCCGGACAGCCGGGGAACGCTTCGGCTGGTGCCGGCCCCCTGGAACGAACCGCACCGCATCCGGCTGGACCTTTCCCGAGAGCTCCCGGCCGGCCTGATGCTTCTCGGTAGCGGACAGGTGCAGTGGGGACGACGATGGGCCTTCCGCCGCCTGTACTACGACTACCTGCGATACAGCGGAACGCCGACGATCGGCGGCTACGACCTGGACCGGCCGGAGAGGCACCGGCTGCCCGGCCGCTACCGGCTGGATCTTGGGCTGTCGTGGCACGGACGCGTTCGCGCAGCGCATCTGCAACTACAATTGCTGGTCCGCAACGTGCTGAACCGCCGGGATGTGTATGACCGGAGTCTGACGCTGACCGAACTGGTATCGCCGACTCCTGTCGACCGCCTGTTGCCCGGTCGCCAGTGGCTGCTGACCGTCCAGGTGGCGTACTGA
- the modC gene encoding molybdenum ABC transporter ATP-binding protein, whose translation MSTELDVQIVRRYPSGFEVAAAWRQPIDPAGITVLFGPSGSGKTTLLRCLAGLERPDDGRIRLGDTVWFDAVTGRHVPPQRRRIGFLFQDYALFPHRTVAGNIAFGLAHLSRTERRRRVAELLALFELEELADRYPHELSGGQQQRVALARALAPRPRLLLLDEPLSALDGPTRDVLRRKLRRWLQTLNIPAVIVTHDWLEASTLGQQVLVLDGGRVLQQGPVAEVFSRPASTRVAGIVGVETVIPGEVLHVEEGLARVAVGSATLTAMAPTELNGRVYVCIRAEEVTLVPAPPEATSARNRLLARVVRVEPEGALVRVELDAGFPLVALVTRPSREELQLEPGRSVWALIKAPAVHLVPR comes from the coding sequence ATGAGCACGGAACTGGACGTACAGATCGTGCGGCGGTATCCGTCCGGCTTCGAAGTGGCGGCGGCCTGGCGTCAGCCGATCGATCCGGCGGGCATTACCGTGCTGTTCGGTCCTTCGGGAAGCGGCAAAACGACGCTGCTACGGTGCCTGGCCGGACTGGAACGGCCCGACGACGGCCGGATTCGGCTCGGCGATACGGTCTGGTTCGATGCGGTCACCGGTCGGCATGTGCCCCCTCAGCGACGGCGCATTGGCTTTCTCTTTCAGGACTACGCGCTGTTCCCGCACCGGACGGTGGCCGGCAACATCGCCTTCGGGCTGGCACACCTGTCGCGCACCGAGCGGCGCCGCCGGGTGGCCGAACTGCTGGCGCTCTTCGAACTGGAAGAACTGGCCGACCGCTACCCGCACGAGCTTTCGGGCGGACAGCAGCAGCGCGTGGCACTGGCACGGGCGCTGGCGCCACGTCCCCGCCTGCTGCTGCTGGACGAACCGCTCTCGGCCCTCGACGGCCCCACGCGCGACGTGCTGCGGCGCAAGCTCCGACGCTGGTTGCAGACGCTGAACATCCCGGCCGTGATCGTCACGCACGACTGGCTGGAGGCCAGCACGCTGGGCCAGCAGGTGCTCGTGCTCGACGGCGGCCGGGTATTGCAGCAGGGACCCGTTGCGGAGGTCTTTTCGCGACCGGCCTCTACGCGCGTAGCCGGCATCGTGGGGGTCGAAACCGTGATCCCCGGCGAGGTGCTCCATGTGGAAGAAGGGCTGGCCCGGGTGGCCGTCGGATCGGCCACGCTGACCGCCATGGCACCGACGGAGCTGAACGGCCGCGTGTACGTGTGCATTCGGGCCGAAGAGGTGACGCTGGTACCGGCGCCGCCCGAGGCGACCAGCGCCCGCAACCGCCTGCTGGCACGGGTCGTGCGCGTCGAGCCCGAAGGGGCGCTCGTGCGTGTGGAGCTGGACGCCGGCTTTCCCCTGGTGGCGCTGGTGACGCGCCCATCCCGCGAAGAACTGCAACTCGAACCCGGCCGTTCGGTCTGGGCGCTCATCAAAGCCCCGGCCGTCCACCTGGTGCCACGTTAA
- the uvrB gene encoding excinuclease ABC subunit UvrB produces MEGAVENRKFELVAPFEPTGDQPRAIAELTEGILRGDKYQTLLGATGTGKTFVLSHVIQNVQRPTLVMSPNKTLAAQLYGEFKQFFPNNAVEFFISYYDYYQPEAYIPATDTYIEKDLAINERIDRLRLRATSALVSGRRDVIVVASVSCIYGIGSPDEYREQIVPLHVGQQIERNELLRRLVNIYYTRNDVEFKPGTFRVRGDVVDIFPAYAEESAFRIEFWGDEIDRIARLDPTTGELGAEETAITIYPAKIFVTPRDRLERAIASIEEELRWRLAVLRAEGKLLEAQRLEQRTRFDIEMLREVGYCSGIENYSRHLSGRAPGERPYCLFDYFPDDYLLIIDESHVTIPQVRAMYNGDRARKLTLVEHGFRLPSALDNRPLTFEEFEALHHQVIFVSATPGDYELEKSGGVVVEQIIRPTGIPDPEVEVRPTEGQIDDLLEEIRQVVARGERALVTTLTKRMAEDLAEYLDRFGVRVRYLHSEIDALERVDLLRGLRLGEFDVLVGVNLLREGLDLPEVSLVAILDADKEGFLRSERSLIQTAGRAARNANGKILLYADRITEAMQRMIDETNRRRAIQLEYNRKHGITPRTVYKSREEILKSTIVAEEKYRPLVDSPRYEEPEVPPIVADPVLKELTPEQKRELIEQLRREMLEAAENLEFERAAELRDTILALERELDAHEAG; encoded by the coding sequence ATGGAGGGAGCGGTTGAAAACCGGAAGTTCGAGCTGGTAGCGCCGTTCGAGCCGACCGGCGATCAGCCCCGCGCCATCGCGGAGCTGACCGAGGGTATCCTGCGCGGCGACAAATACCAGACCCTGCTGGGCGCGACCGGCACGGGGAAGACTTTTGTGCTGTCGCACGTCATTCAGAACGTGCAGCGGCCGACGCTGGTGATGAGTCCCAACAAGACGCTGGCCGCACAGCTCTACGGCGAGTTCAAGCAGTTTTTCCCCAACAACGCGGTCGAGTTTTTCATCTCCTACTACGACTACTACCAGCCCGAGGCCTACATCCCGGCCACCGATACCTACATCGAAAAGGACCTGGCCATCAACGAGCGGATCGATCGGCTGCGCCTGCGGGCCACCAGTGCGCTCGTCTCGGGTCGGCGCGACGTGATCGTGGTGGCGTCGGTCTCCTGCATCTATGGCATCGGCTCACCGGACGAGTACCGCGAGCAGATCGTCCCGCTGCACGTCGGCCAGCAGATCGAGCGCAACGAACTGCTCCGGCGACTGGTCAACATCTACTACACGCGCAACGACGTGGAATTCAAGCCGGGCACGTTCCGCGTGCGGGGCGACGTGGTGGACATCTTCCCGGCCTACGCCGAGGAGAGCGCCTTTCGCATCGAGTTCTGGGGCGACGAGATCGACCGCATCGCCCGGCTGGATCCCACAACGGGTGAACTGGGCGCCGAGGAGACGGCCATCACGATCTATCCGGCAAAGATTTTCGTCACGCCGCGCGACCGGCTGGAGCGGGCCATTGCTTCGATCGAGGAAGAGTTGCGCTGGCGGCTGGCCGTACTCCGGGCCGAGGGCAAACTGCTCGAAGCCCAGCGTCTGGAGCAGCGCACGCGCTTCGACATCGAAATGCTCCGCGAAGTCGGCTACTGCTCGGGCATCGAAAACTACAGCCGCCATCTGTCGGGACGGGCGCCCGGCGAGCGGCCCTACTGCCTGTTCGATTACTTTCCGGACGACTACCTGCTCATCATCGACGAAAGCCATGTCACGATCCCCCAGGTGCGGGCCATGTACAACGGCGACCGGGCCCGCAAGCTGACGCTGGTCGAGCACGGTTTCCGACTGCCCTCGGCGCTCGACAACCGGCCGCTGACGTTCGAGGAGTTCGAGGCGCTGCACCATCAGGTGATCTTCGTGAGCGCCACGCCCGGCGATTATGAGCTGGAAAAGAGCGGCGGCGTGGTGGTCGAGCAGATCATCCGACCCACGGGCATTCCCGACCCCGAGGTCGAGGTGCGGCCCACCGAAGGCCAGATCGACGACCTGCTCGAAGAAATCCGTCAGGTGGTGGCGCGCGGCGAGCGGGCGCTGGTGACCACGCTCACCAAACGCATGGCCGAGGACCTGGCCGAGTATCTGGACCGCTTCGGCGTGCGCGTCCGCTACCTGCACTCCGAGATCGACGCGCTCGAACGCGTGGATCTGCTGCGTGGCCTGCGGCTGGGTGAGTTCGACGTGCTCGTGGGCGTCAACCTGCTGCGCGAAGGGCTCGACCTGCCCGAGGTGTCGCTGGTGGCCATCCTCGACGCCGACAAGGAGGGCTTCCTGCGCTCGGAACGCTCGCTGATCCAGACGGCGGGGCGGGCGGCCCGCAACGCGAACGGCAAGATTCTGCTCTACGCCGACCGGATCACCGAGGCCATGCAGCGCATGATCGACGAGACGAATCGCCGCCGCGCCATTCAGCTCGAATACAACCGCAAGCACGGCATCACGCCGCGCACCGTGTACAAGTCGCGCGAGGAGATTCTGAAAAGCACGATCGTGGCCGAAGAGAAGTACCGGCCGCTGGTCGATTCGCCCCGCTACGAGGAGCCCGAGGTGCCGCCGATCGTGGCCGATCCGGTCTTGAAGGAACTGACGCCCGAGCAGAAACGGGAGCTGATCGAACAGCTCCGGCGCGAAATGCTCGAAGCCGCCGAAAACCTGGAGTTCGAGCGGGCGGCCGAGCTGCGCGACACGATCCTGGCGCTCGAGCGCGAGCTGGACGCGCACGAGGCCGGGTAG
- a CDS encoding ubiquinol-cytochrome c reductase iron-sulfur subunit yields MKLEKSSRREFLRWVGGLSMGTVVISLVGCDTSGMEGTGDQPPNPPSPGGNSGITIEGNTVTLDLTGSEARKVAEPGGFLHIDEADMLVVNVDGTIRAFSAICTHQGCEISSFQNNRFTCWCHGSQFDTSGRVVRGPATRALTEYSVERNGNIVRITKG; encoded by the coding sequence ATGAAGCTGGAAAAATCCTCGCGGCGAGAATTTCTGCGATGGGTCGGCGGATTGTCGATGGGGACCGTGGTCATTTCGCTGGTCGGGTGTGATACCAGTGGCATGGAAGGGACTGGTGACCAGCCGCCCAACCCGCCGTCGCCCGGAGGAAACAGCGGCATCACGATCGAAGGCAATACGGTAACGCTGGATCTGACCGGAAGCGAAGCCAGAAAGGTAGCCGAACCGGGAGGTTTTCTGCACATCGATGAAGCCGATATGCTCGTGGTGAATGTGGATGGTACGATCCGGGCATTCTCGGCCATTTGCACCCATCAAGGATGTGAAATCAGTTCATTTCAGAATAACCGGTTTACCTGTTGGTGCCACGGCTCCCAGTTTGACACCAGTGGACGGGTGGTACGGGGCCCGGCAACGCGCGCCCTCACAGAGTACTCCGTCGAGCGCAACGGCAACATCGTCCGCATCACGAAAGGCTGA
- a CDS encoding RNA polymerase sigma factor gives MTDDLQTLCRRLVDSDRAALEELFRRMREPLLRYVCAIVAEATVAHDLVQDVFLDLWLRRTTLDPEQPLRPYLYRMARNRALRHLRDERRRARKRAEQLPKTPPVEPLSPDDHVASRQLETLLARWLDELPERQREVLVLSRWHGLSHREIARVMGISPRTVNNHMLRALETLRRRIQALALTP, from the coding sequence GTGACGGACGACCTGCAAACGCTCTGCCGGCGGTTGGTTGATTCGGACCGTGCGGCGCTGGAGGAGCTGTTTCGCCGCATGCGCGAGCCGCTCCTGCGCTACGTCTGTGCCATCGTGGCGGAGGCCACCGTGGCGCACGATCTGGTGCAGGACGTGTTTCTGGATCTGTGGCTGCGGCGGACCACGCTCGATCCGGAGCAACCGCTGCGGCCCTATCTCTACCGCATGGCCCGCAACCGGGCACTCCGGCACCTGCGTGACGAGCGCCGGCGGGCCCGTAAGCGTGCCGAGCAATTGCCGAAGACGCCGCCGGTCGAGCCGCTGTCGCCGGACGATCATGTGGCGTCGCGCCAGCTCGAAACGCTGCTGGCGCGCTGGCTCGACGAACTCCCCGAGCGCCAGCGCGAGGTGCTGGTGCTCAGCCGCTGGCACGGGCTGAGCCATCGCGAGATCGCCCGCGTCATGGGCATCTCGCCCCGAACCGTCAACAACCACATGTTGCGGGCGCTGGAGACGCTGCGCCGTCGGATCCAGGCGCTCGCCCTTACGCCATGA
- a CDS encoding FecR family protein, protein MNGRPTSRLPRELEEALQERSPEERRQMAALWERLGALEPPVGDVPSTEAAWAELSARLASTPRPARPPRRALRRRWPVAVGLLLVLGLIGAYVLLRPRAVIVPPGTIQTVTLADGSTITLRAGSRLRYAATLPWRRPRRVHLTGEALFEVVPGRPLTVETAQARVEVLGTRFTVRAWPEASETRVTLLEGRVRVRSVRTPRQPLVLEAPGQSVRVGAKAELLPERMTPDQVLAWRRGGFVVIDEPVGVVLRELERTFALRIEVAGPLPLDRRVTVLYQQQARPEAILQDLCLTLPCHYRRTSRGFVVEAEPSSGR, encoded by the coding sequence ATGAACGGACGTCCGACCTCCAGACTGCCCCGGGAACTGGAAGAAGCGTTGCAGGAACGAAGCCCGGAGGAGCGCCGCCAGATGGCGGCGCTCTGGGAGCGCCTGGGTGCGCTGGAGCCGCCCGTCGGGGACGTGCCTTCCACCGAGGCGGCCTGGGCGGAGCTGTCGGCCCGGCTGGCTTCGACGCCCCGACCTGCGCGGCCGCCCCGCCGCGCGCTGCGCCGTCGCTGGCCGGTGGCGGTGGGCCTGCTGCTGGTGCTGGGCCTGATCGGGGCGTACGTGCTGCTCCGCCCGCGTGCGGTGATCGTGCCGCCGGGCACGATTCAGACCGTCACGCTGGCCGATGGCTCGACCATCACGCTGCGGGCGGGCTCCCGGCTGCGGTACGCGGCGACACTGCCCTGGCGACGGCCCCGGCGGGTGCACCTGACGGGCGAGGCGCTGTTCGAGGTGGTGCCCGGGCGCCCGCTGACCGTCGAGACCGCCCAGGCCCGTGTGGAGGTGCTGGGCACGCGCTTCACCGTGCGCGCCTGGCCCGAAGCGAGCGAAACCCGCGTTACACTGCTGGAGGGGCGCGTGCGGGTACGATCCGTCCGGACGCCCCGGCAACCGCTGGTGCTGGAAGCGCCGGGCCAGAGCGTGCGCGTCGGCGCGAAGGCCGAGCTTTTGCCGGAGCGGATGACGCCCGATCAGGTGCTGGCCTGGCGACGTGGCGGGTTCGTCGTGATCGACGAGCCGGTGGGTGTCGTGCTGCGTGAGCTGGAACGCACCTTCGCGCTCCGCATCGAAGTAGCGGGACCGCTGCCGCTCGACCGGCGCGTGACCGTGCTGTATCAGCAACAGGCCCGCCCCGAAGCCATCCTGCAGGATCTCTGTCTGACGCTGCCATGTCACTACCGCCGCACCAGCCGCGGGTTTGTCGTCGAGGCCGAGCCATCGTCCGGGCGCTGA
- the modB gene encoding molybdate ABC transporter permease subunit: MDWTAAWVTLRLALWTTGVLCVLGLPLAYWLATTRFPGRGVIEALVTLPLVLPPTVVGFYLLVATAPDSPIGRMLAAVGIDRLAFTFPGIVLGSVLFNLPFAVRPFTAAFQSVERRLVEAAWCLGVSRWRAFTGVVLPLAWPGILTGLVLSFAHSLGEFGVVLMVGGNIPGVTRTLSIAIYDEVQALNYAAADRMALALVGFALGVLTLVYLLERKGLRR, from the coding sequence ATGGACTGGACCGCCGCCTGGGTAACGTTGCGCCTGGCCCTGTGGACCACCGGCGTGCTCTGCGTGCTGGGCCTGCCGCTGGCCTACTGGCTGGCGACCACACGCTTTCCGGGGCGCGGCGTGATCGAAGCACTTGTCACGCTACCGCTCGTGCTACCACCCACGGTGGTCGGCTTCTACCTGCTGGTGGCGACCGCGCCCGATAGCCCGATCGGCCGGATGCTGGCGGCCGTGGGCATCGACCGTCTGGCCTTCACCTTTCCCGGCATCGTGCTGGGCTCGGTGCTGTTCAATCTGCCGTTTGCCGTGCGGCCCTTCACGGCCGCCTTCCAGAGCGTCGAGCGGCGACTGGTGGAGGCCGCCTGGTGCCTGGGCGTCTCGCGCTGGCGCGCCTTTACGGGCGTGGTGCTGCCGCTGGCCTGGCCCGGCATTCTGACGGGGCTCGTGCTCAGCTTTGCGCACAGCCTGGGCGAGTTCGGCGTCGTGCTCATGGTGGGCGGCAACATCCCCGGCGTGACGCGCACGCTCTCGATCGCCATCTACGACGAGGTGCAGGCGCTCAACTATGCGGCGGCCGACCGCATGGCGCTGGCGCTCGTGGGCTTTGCGCTGGGCGTGCTGACGCTGGTCTATCTGCTCGAACGCAAAGGCCTGCGGCGATGA
- a CDS encoding YceI family protein, which translates to MPRFLILWLLPGLLVGGLNAQPITVAVDSTESVLQYHGHHPLHGWTGTSRSVHGTLRLDLDDPSRSSVTIRVPVASFDSGNSNRDANMLDAVEADRYPEVVFESSAISVQRWERTASGYEGNWTVGGNLTFHGETHPVTIPVTVRIEGNRFEATGAFSIALSQFKVRRPKLLIWSIRDTIDLEGTIRATLPDSAASRR; encoded by the coding sequence ATGCCACGCTTTTTGATCCTCTGGCTTTTGCCGGGACTTCTGGTTGGCGGACTCAACGCACAGCCGATCACGGTGGCCGTCGACAGCACCGAGAGCGTCCTGCAGTACCACGGCCATCATCCGCTGCACGGGTGGACGGGCACGAGCCGCTCGGTCCACGGCACGCTCCGGCTTGACCTGGACGATCCCTCCCGGTCGTCCGTCACGATCCGCGTGCCGGTGGCCAGCTTCGACAGCGGCAACAGCAACCGCGACGCGAACATGCTCGACGCCGTCGAAGCCGACCGCTACCCGGAAGTGGTCTTTGAATCGTCGGCCATCTCCGTGCAGCGCTGGGAGCGCACGGCCTCCGGCTACGAAGGAAACTGGACGGTGGGTGGCAACCTGACCTTTCACGGCGAGACGCATCCGGTCACGATTCCGGTGACGGTACGCATCGAAGGCAACCGCTTCGAGGCCACAGGTGCTTTTTCCATCGCGCTGTCGCAGTTCAAGGTGCGGCGGCCCAAACTGCTGATTTGGTCCATCCGCGACACGATCGACCTGGAAGGGACAATCCGCGCCACGCTGCCCGACAGTGCCGCCAGTCGACGTTAA
- a CDS encoding PadR family transcriptional regulator, translating to MIDYVLLGLLAPGPRHAYALYRELRRPDGLWLVWRLKLPRLYAILDRLERAGLIRSETVPQPRRPARRVFRLTPDGEARYRQWRIEPVRRGRDVRQLFLAKLYLARRDGPEVARTLLQHQRDLCRQWLNELRTTGPPADDFARAVWRYRVRHVETILTWLDDVEATLA from the coding sequence ATGATCGATTACGTACTGCTGGGCCTGCTGGCCCCGGGTCCCCGACACGCCTACGCGCTCTACCGGGAGCTGCGGCGGCCCGATGGCCTGTGGCTGGTCTGGCGCCTGAAGCTGCCCCGGCTCTACGCCATCCTGGACCGGCTGGAACGGGCCGGGCTGATCCGCTCGGAGACGGTGCCTCAGCCCCGACGTCCGGCGCGTCGGGTCTTCCGATTGACTCCCGACGGCGAAGCCCGCTACCGACAATGGCGCATCGAGCCCGTCCGACGCGGCCGCGACGTCCGACAGTTGTTCCTGGCCAAGCTTTACCTGGCCCGCCGCGACGGACCGGAGGTCGCCCGTACGCTCCTGCAGCACCAGCGCGACCTGTGCCGGCAATGGCTGAACGAACTGCGGACGACCGGACCGCCCGCAGACGATTTTGCCCGGGCCGTGTGGCGCTACCGGGTGCGGCATGTCGAAACGATCCTGACCTGGCTGGACGATGTGGAAGCGACGCTGGCCTGA
- the modA gene encoding molybdate ABC transporter substrate-binding protein produces MWKRRWPEVLIGLLLVLVGCYREETPPVRPLEVQVAAAADLRYAFETLRARFEATHPNIRLKISYGSSGQFFTQLRNGAPFDLYFSADADYPRRLIAEGLAVDSSFFLYAVGQLVVWVPADSPLELASWDELAGPAVRRLALANPRHAPYGRAAVAALRALGLYERVQDRLVLGENVVQAAQFAASGAADAGIIALSLALAPDMQRRGRHRLLPPDVYPPIEQGAVVLRRTAARPEVWALWRFVQQPEGRAVLRRYGFFIPDSTAQPTERPWTGPPPG; encoded by the coding sequence ATGTGGAAGCGACGCTGGCCTGAAGTGCTGATCGGGCTGTTGCTGGTGCTCGTGGGTTGCTACAGAGAGGAAACGCCTCCGGTGCGGCCCCTCGAAGTGCAGGTGGCGGCGGCCGCCGATCTGCGCTACGCGTTCGAGACGCTGCGCGCGCGCTTCGAAGCAACGCACCCGAACATTCGCCTGAAGATCAGCTACGGCTCTTCGGGCCAGTTCTTCACCCAGCTGCGCAACGGCGCGCCCTTCGATCTCTATTTCTCGGCCGATGCCGACTATCCGCGTCGGCTGATTGCAGAGGGGCTGGCCGTGGATTCGTCGTTTTTCCTGTATGCCGTCGGGCAACTGGTCGTGTGGGTCCCGGCGGATTCACCATTGGAGCTGGCCTCCTGGGACGAACTGGCGGGGCCGGCCGTACGCCGACTGGCCCTTGCCAATCCCCGGCATGCGCCCTATGGACGGGCGGCCGTCGCGGCCCTGCGGGCACTGGGACTCTACGAGCGCGTGCAGGACCGACTCGTGCTGGGCGAAAACGTCGTGCAGGCTGCCCAGTTTGCCGCCAGTGGTGCGGCCGACGCCGGCATCATTGCGCTGTCGCTGGCCCTGGCACCCGACATGCAGCGGCGCGGCCGCCACCGGCTCCTGCCGCCGGACGTCTACCCGCCCATCGAGCAGGGGGCCGTCGTGCTGCGCCGGACGGCCGCCCGTCCCGAGGTGTGGGCGCTCTGGCGCTTCGTGCAGCAGCCGGAAGGCCGGGCCGTACTGCGTCGCTACGGCTTTTTTATCCCGGATTCCACCGCGCAACCGACCGAAAGGCCATGGACTGGACCGCCGCCTGGGTAA